From one Rosa rugosa chromosome 4, drRosRugo1.1, whole genome shotgun sequence genomic stretch:
- the LOC133744334 gene encoding uncharacterized protein LOC133744334, giving the protein MGSSSVPSLPERPCFNDCTNVPASGDLLTRSKDLESNHSTAALAIIPNSSKASRQSSLQGWTASGDGGIFLPDIPKWFAYVRKSELVFFQVPQVIGCNLEAFIVCAVCSSSFNEHVSPTGISIFVTNYTKLINFAVRPDHLTEITSDEVVWQVNLSNKDFNLEGGDFVEVEAVTGSSFTVKNTGVGLVWDPKLVNENKIESEPIPYECESSLRPAASFDHDLSDENRPSQTSRQEQQPMRLQVHQLKSGSSSQAKPKVRRRNPCSCWW; this is encoded by the exons ATGGGAAGCAGTAGTGTTCCTAGCCTTCCAGAACGTCCATGTTTCAATGATTGCACAAACGTTCCTGCAAGTGGAGATTTACTAACTAGGTCGAAGGACTTGGAATCAAATCACAGTACTGCTGCACTTGCAATAATTCCAAATTCTTCTAAAGCATCAAGACAGAGCAGCCTACAG GGATGGACTGCAAGTGGAGATGGTGGCATTTTTCTCCCTGATATTCCAAAGTGGTTTGCGTATGTCAGAAAGAGTGAGCTAGTCTTTTTTCAAGTGCCTCAAGTTATTGGTTGCAATTTAGAGGCTTTTATTGTGTGCGCAGTTTGTTCTTCTTCGTTCAACGAGCACGTATCTCCAACTGGTATTTCCATTTTTGTTACAAATTACACCAAGCTCATTAACTTTGCTGTCCGGCCAGATCATCTCACTGAAATAACTTCAGATGAAGTGGTTTGGCAGGTAAATCTGTCAAACAAAGACTTCAATTTGGAAGGTGGTGACTTTGTTGAGGTTGAAGCTGTAACTGGATCAAGTTTCACTGTAAAGAATACAGGGGTCGGTCTAGTATGGGATCCCAAACTTGTCAATGAAAATAAGATAGAGAGTGAGCCTATCCCATATGAGTGTGAGTCATCACTTCGTCCTGCCGCTTCATTTGATCATGACTTATCTGATGAGAACCGACCTTCACAAACGTCGAGGCAGGAGCAACAGCCCATGAGACTGCAAGTACACCAGCTCAAAAGTGGCTCAAGCTCACAAGCAAAACCCAAAGTCAGACGTCGCAATCCTTGCAGTTGTTGGTGGTAG